Within the Bacteroidota bacterium genome, the region GATGCTTTGATGGTGTATGATATAAAAAATAGCTTCTAGTTGCTTGCCGTTGGTTGCCCGTGTCCTAGTAAACGAGAAACCAAAAATGAGTAACTAGCAACCAAAACTATGCAACTAAGAACCTATATAATTCTAATACTTAGCCTACTTGGAATAGGTGCATTGGCATTTTGGTTCATGTACAATCCATCAAAAAATATAGTTAAAAGCGATCCGGGAATGGATGAGAGGATTAATCTCGATTCTCTTATCAATGAAAATATTGAAATAGGAAAAGAGTTTGTTGAATTTGCTCAAGAGGAAAGCAAATTAACAGGCAGGTGGGATGCATTCAGAGGTCCAAACAGAGACAACATCAATACTGAAAATATTAAACTCATTAATAGTTTTGAAGGCAAGCCTGAAATTCTATGGAAAGTAGATTTAGGTGAAGGTCATGCTGCTCCTGCCATATACAATGGAAAAGTCTACATTCTGGATTACAATGAAGAAACCAAACAAGATGAACTAAGATGTTTTGGTTTGGAAACCGGCCAAGAGCTCTGGAAGCGTTCCTATAATGTGCATGTAAAGCGAAATCATGGAATGTCACGAACAATCCCAGCAGTTACCGACAAATATGTTGTAACCATTGGTCCTCGGGGTCATGTTATGTGTTCAAACTCACAAAATGGCGATTTTTTATGGGGAATTGATTTGGTCAAAGATTACGAAACAGAAATTCCTTATTGGTACACAGGTCAATGTCCACTTATCGAAAATGATGTTGCCATTCTTGCTCCAGGAGGCAAAAACTTAATGATTGGAGTTTCATGCGAAACAGGTGAAATAATCTGGAAAACTGAGAATCCTGACAATTGGCAAATGTCACATTCTTCCATTATGACCATGACAATTCATGGAAAAAAGATGTTTGTTTATGCAGCTGTAGGTGGAATAGTTGGTATTTCAGCTGAAGAAGAAAGTTTGGGTAAAACACAATGGAAAACCAAGGAATTTGCTCCTTCTGTTGTTGCTCCTTCCCCAATCCTACTGGATAACAATCGTATATTTATTACTGCTGGATATGGTGCAGGATCAATGTTATTTGAGGTAACTAAAATAAATGAAATCAAAATAATACAACATTTTAAACCAAAGGATGGATTGGCTTCAGAACAGCAAACTCCTATTTTTTATCAGGATCATGTTTTTGGAGTTTTGCCAAAAGATGCAGGCCAGAACCGAAACCAATTTGTGTGTTATAATCAAGATGATTGTCAAACAATAAAATGGGCAAGTGGCAAAACCGAACGTTTTGGACTTGGTCCATATGCCATTGCTGATGGAAAATTTTTTATTTTGAATGATGATGGAACTCTTTTAATAGCCAAATTATCTACCAAAGGATTTACTCTTTTAGATAGAGCTAAAATTCTTGAAGGGCACGATGCTTGGGGACCTCTCGCTTTTGCAGATGGTTATCTCTTACTACGAGATTCTAAATCGATGGTATGTTTGAACATTAAATTAGAAAATTGAGAAATTGTAAAATTGAAATATTAAGTAATTGGGAGTTCCCCTTTCGGGAATTAGGGGGCGTGAATGGGCAACTATACAATCTTAAAACTTCAATCCTATGAAACAGCGTTTATTAATATTATTCTCCGTTCTGGTCATCTTAGCAGCTATTTTCTTTATGACCAAAGACTTCTTCAAGAAAGACAAGAATCAGGAGAACCCATATGCGTATGATTTAAGAGATTTGAAAGAAACTGATTCTTCTCAACTATGTTATAAAGAAGTTCTTACAATAACACCTGAACTGGATAAATTATTTGCAGTTGCCACCGATCAAAACGATAGAATTTATGTTGGTGGAAATGCTAAGGTTTTAATTTATAAAGCAAATGGCAACCTTTTAGAAAGTATTGATGTTAAAAAAGATGTTTCAGCCATGAGCATTAGTCAAGATGGTAAAATGTATTTGGCAATGAACGATCATATTGAAGTTTGGGATACAATGGGCATTTTATATGGTATTTGGGAAACGCCAAACGACAAAGTTATTTTTACAAGTATTACTGTTAACGAAACAGATGTTTTTGTTGCAGACGCTGGAAACAAAATTGTGCTCCATTATAATATGATGGGAGAACTTCTAAATGAAATTGGAGCAAAAGATAGTCTAAAAGGAATTCCAGGTTTTGTGATTCCTAGTCCATTTTTCGATTTAGCACTGGGACGAGATGGTGAACTTTGGGTTGTTAACCCTGGCAGGCATTCTTTTGAAGCTTATGAATTTGATGGAGAGCTGATTTCAAGTTGGAAACGAACTTCGATGACCATTGAAGGTTTTAGTGGATGTTGCAATCCAACACATATGGCCTTACTATCCGATGGATCGTTTGTAACCAGTGAAAAAGGCTTGGAACGAGTAAAAATCCATCTTCCATCAGGAGATTTTAAATGCCTTGTTGCAGGACCCGAAAGTTTTGAAGAAGGAACAAAAGGAATTGATTTAGCAGTTGATTCCAAAGATCGAATAATAGTGTTAGATCCTAAAAAAGTAGAAGTAAGAGCGTATGACAAACATTAAAAAAGAACTTCGTGTTTCTTCTAGAAAACTTCGTTTAAAAAAAGGGAACACGAAGGTGCACGAAGAAAATGAAGATTCACGAAGAAAAAAATAATAAATGGAGTTTGATAAACTTTCGAATATTGTAATTGGAAAAGCCATTGAGGTTCACAGGCATTTAGGACCTGGACTCCTTGAGTCTGCTTATGAGGAATGTTTATCCTATGAATTGGAAACGGTAGGATTAGAAATAATAAGACAAAAAGCAGTTCCAATTGTTTATAAAGATATTAAACTTGATAAAGGATATCGAATTGATATTCTTGTTGATAATACTCTTATTATTGAAATTAAATCAGTCGAGTCATTAACAGATGTTCATGAAGCACAAATATTAACATATATGAAGTTTGCTGAGAAGAAAACTGGTTTACTCATAAACTTTAATGTTAAAATGTTAAAACAAGGACTTAAGAGATATATTAGATAATTCTTCGTGGAGCTTCGTGATTTCTTCGCGAATCTTCGTGTAACTAAAAGATATGAACAGACGAAAATTCATAAATAACATTACAAGAGGAGGTCTCCTAGCAGGACTTGCTACCATGAGTTCTGTATTTCTCATTCGAAATAAAAAGAACCAAAACACCCATTGTTCCTATGAATTTGTTTGTCGAAATTGTAAAAAAATTGACAACTGTATTTTACCAGAAGCAGCCCTTTACAAATACGAACAAACAGCTAAACAAAAGAAATAAATGACCGATTCCAAAAATAAAAGAGTAAATCGTAGAGACTTTATCAATAAAGGGCTTCGATATACTGTTGGGATTGGTATTGGAGCAATTGGAATAACTGCACTAACCAAAAGTAGCAAACAGGAAATGGTTTGGCAACTTGATCCTGAAAAGTGTACCCAATGCGGACGATGCGCAACTGCATGTGTCAAAACACCATCAGCTGTCAAATGTTTCCATGTGTATGCCATGTGTGGCTATTGCGATTTATGTGGGGGCTATTTCAGACCCGAAACAAAACACCTAAGCACTGGAGCAGAAAACCAGCTTTGCCCAACATCTGCCATAAAAAGAAAATTTATTGAAGATCCATTTTTCGAATATCATATTGATGAAGATCTCTGTATTGGTTGTGGAAAATGTGTAGCTGGTTGTGTTGCATTCGGAAATGGTTCACTTCAACTACAAGTTCATCAAGGCTTGTGCGATAACTGTAATGTTTGTGCCATAGCACGTGTTTGCCCTGCAGAAGCATGGGAAAGAGTTCCTGCAAACCAGCCTTATAAATTTATGGGTGTTCAAAATGAAAATGAGAAAGGCTAATGAAAACCAAAGTAATTAGCATATTGATTTCTTTGATAACATTTGCAGAATATGCAGCTGCACAAGCAGTTCAGCGTTTTCCAAAGCCTGAATTTGAATATGGACATCAACAACCTCCTACCCTAACACCAGCACCCAGAGCCCAGTTTTTTGAGTTCCTTGATGTTGCTATTCTGATTGCTAGTTTATCAATAGTCACATGGCTTGTACTCAAGAAAAGATCAAGAAATGGTGTTTTACTGATGAGTATTTTCTCCATAATATATTTCGGCTTTATTCGTGAAGGCTGTGTATGTTCAGTTGGTTCGGTACAAAATATTGCTCTAGCACTTTTTAATTCCGATTATAAAATTCCGTATACGGTTATTGCCTTTTTTGTTATTCCACTCATCTATACCTTGTTTTTTGGAAGAACATTTTGTGCAGGCGTTTGTCCTTTAGGAGCCATTCAGGATATTGTTGCTCTAAAACCACAAAAATTAAGTTCGTGGTTGCAAACAACTTTAGGTTTAATCCCATTCCTTTATTTAGGATTTGCCATTTTATATGCAGCTACAGCCACCGATTTTATAATTTGTAGATACGATCCTTTTATAGGCATATATAGACTGGATGCAAAATTCAGCATGTTTGTTTTAGGAGGAGCATTTTTAATTGCAGGCGTTTTTATTGCTCGACCCTATTGTCGCTTTTTCTGTCCTTATGGAGTTTTATTGAATCTGGTTAGTCGAGTTTCATGGAAACATATGAAAATTACTCCTTCAACATGTATTCAATGTAAATTATGTGAGAACTCATGTCCTTTTGGAGCCATCAATGAACCTACAGTAGAAAAGAAACGAGAAGACAGGCAAATAGCTACCCGTAGATTTATTATTTTGATTGTTTTGATACCATTATTGACATTAGCTGGAGGTTGGGTAGGATCACGATTTTCAGAAAACTTAGCCAAAGTTCATCCAACAGTTGATTTGGCAAATGAAGTTTTGACATTTGATGAAAGTCAAGGTATTGAGCCTAGTTTGGAATATACTGAATACAAAGGTTTGGGGAAATCAGAGGATGAATTGTACATCGAGGCTGCAGATATATTACATCAATTTTATATTGGAGCATGGATATTAGGGGCATTCATTGGATTGGTAATCGCATTAACATTAGCAGGTTTATCAATTAATAAGCATCGAACCGATTATGAACCAGATAATGCCACTTGCTTTAGTTGTGCACGTTGCATGGATTATTGTCCAGTGCCAAAAGAGGAAACGAAATGATGAATTTGAAAATAAT harbors:
- a CDS encoding PQQ-binding-like beta-propeller repeat protein, whose amino-acid sequence is MQLRTYIILILSLLGIGALAFWFMYNPSKNIVKSDPGMDERINLDSLINENIEIGKEFVEFAQEESKLTGRWDAFRGPNRDNINTENIKLINSFEGKPEILWKVDLGEGHAAPAIYNGKVYILDYNEETKQDELRCFGLETGQELWKRSYNVHVKRNHGMSRTIPAVTDKYVVTIGPRGHVMCSNSQNGDFLWGIDLVKDYETEIPYWYTGQCPLIENDVAILAPGGKNLMIGVSCETGEIIWKTENPDNWQMSHSSIMTMTIHGKKMFVYAAVGGIVGISAEEESLGKTQWKTKEFAPSVVAPSPILLDNNRIFITAGYGAGSMLFEVTKINEIKIIQHFKPKDGLASEQQTPIFYQDHVFGVLPKDAGQNRNQFVCYNQDDCQTIKWASGKTERFGLGPYAIADGKFFILNDDGTLLIAKLSTKGFTLLDRAKILEGHDAWGPLAFADGYLLLRDSKSMVCLNIKLEN
- a CDS encoding GxxExxY protein, which gives rise to MEFDKLSNIVIGKAIEVHRHLGPGLLESAYEECLSYELETVGLEIIRQKAVPIVYKDIKLDKGYRIDILVDNTLIIEIKSVESLTDVHEAQILTYMKFAEKKTGLLINFNVKMLKQGLKRYIR
- a CDS encoding 4Fe-4S binding protein, with the protein product MTDSKNKRVNRRDFINKGLRYTVGIGIGAIGITALTKSSKQEMVWQLDPEKCTQCGRCATACVKTPSAVKCFHVYAMCGYCDLCGGYFRPETKHLSTGAENQLCPTSAIKRKFIEDPFFEYHIDEDLCIGCGKCVAGCVAFGNGSLQLQVHQGLCDNCNVCAIARVCPAEAWERVPANQPYKFMGVQNENEKG
- a CDS encoding 4Fe-4S binding protein: MKTKVISILISLITFAEYAAAQAVQRFPKPEFEYGHQQPPTLTPAPRAQFFEFLDVAILIASLSIVTWLVLKKRSRNGVLLMSIFSIIYFGFIREGCVCSVGSVQNIALALFNSDYKIPYTVIAFFVIPLIYTLFFGRTFCAGVCPLGAIQDIVALKPQKLSSWLQTTLGLIPFLYLGFAILYAATATDFIICRYDPFIGIYRLDAKFSMFVLGGAFLIAGVFIARPYCRFFCPYGVLLNLVSRVSWKHMKITPSTCIQCKLCENSCPFGAINEPTVEKKREDRQIATRRFIILIVLIPLLTLAGGWVGSRFSENLAKVHPTVDLANEVLTFDESQGIEPSLEYTEYKGLGKSEDELYIEAADILHQFYIGAWILGAFIGLVIALTLAGLSINKHRTDYEPDNATCFSCARCMDYCPVPKEETK